The proteins below come from a single Acidobacteriota bacterium genomic window:
- a CDS encoding TolC family protein has protein sequence MDNRIVFVLVIILLLGCPVSVPAQQKEGGASGAILTLDEAIFLALRDNRQVRNAQLDVGKATDEVAATKTFRLPKFQFSALGAQQLQGLDFTFTRGVLGNYANVGPIPDRDIKIRTPSRPTAILFGQITMPLSQQYRLGLNVKQARLSDEVAREQVRSQEQSVITTVKRTYYAILQTESALASLQQALTFYRELDRVTGDYVVQQVALKAEELEVKTRLAKTETEALTIANQLSTLKEQLNQLMGRDIGTEFRVSPVPELSTLEMDVTAARSRALESRPELREARLRVKQVELEKRVKKSEYIPDVSLALTYTSPRNFNEFVPRNFAAVGILVNWEVFDWGRKKHQLARAEKTIEQATNSLREAENNILIEVGVKFREVQQTRQMLRVAQLKQETVQEIMRIALNKYKAQMALLSDVLQTQATLADADYHYQQALLAFWTARAEYEKAIGVDQ, from the coding sequence ATGGATAATCGAATTGTTTTCGTACTGGTGATCATTCTCCTTCTGGGTTGCCCGGTGAGCGTCCCGGCGCAGCAAAAAGAAGGGGGGGCTTCGGGTGCTATATTGACGCTGGATGAGGCGATCTTCCTGGCGTTACGTGACAACCGCCAGGTCAGAAACGCCCAACTGGATGTCGGCAAAGCCACGGATGAAGTGGCGGCAACCAAGACTTTTCGGCTGCCGAAGTTCCAGTTTTCGGCGCTTGGCGCACAGCAACTCCAGGGGTTGGATTTCACCTTTACCAGAGGGGTTTTGGGCAATTATGCCAACGTCGGCCCGATTCCGGACCGTGATATCAAGATAAGAACGCCAAGCCGGCCAACGGCCATTCTCTTTGGCCAGATTACGATGCCGCTGTCGCAACAGTACCGCCTCGGTCTCAACGTCAAACAGGCCAGGTTGTCTGATGAAGTGGCCCGCGAGCAAGTGCGGTCACAAGAACAGTCGGTCATCACAACGGTCAAGCGCACCTATTACGCAATCCTCCAAACGGAAAGCGCCCTGGCCAGCCTTCAGCAGGCCCTCACCTTCTACCGCGAACTGGATCGTGTGACGGGCGATTACGTGGTGCAACAGGTGGCGCTCAAAGCCGAGGAACTTGAGGTCAAAACCAGACTGGCCAAAACCGAAACCGAGGCGCTGACCATTGCCAATCAACTGTCCACCTTGAAGGAACAACTCAATCAATTGATGGGGCGCGACATCGGCACTGAATTCAGAGTCAGCCCTGTACCAGAGTTGTCAACCCTGGAAATGGATGTCACCGCCGCGCGCAGTCGCGCCCTGGAATCCCGGCCTGAACTCCGGGAGGCCCGACTCCGAGTCAAACAGGTGGAACTGGAGAAGCGGGTCAAGAAATCTGAATACATCCCTGATGTCAGCCTGGCGCTGACCTATACCTCCCCGCGCAATTTCAATGAATTTGTCCCCCGGAATTTTGCCGCTGTCGGGATCCTGGTGAATTGGGAGGTGTTTGACTGGGGTCGGAAGAAGCACCAACTGGCACGAGCGGAGAAAACGATTGAGCAGGCCACCAACAGCCTGCGTGAGGCAGAAAACAACATTCTGATCGAGGTCGGGGTGAAATTCCGTGAAGTTCAACAAACCCGGCAGATGTTGCGCGTTGCCCAACTCAAGCAGGAAACGGTGCAAGAAATCATGCGCATTGCACTCAACAAATACAAGGCACAGATGGCGTTGCTTTC